In Melanotaenia boesemani isolate fMelBoe1 chromosome 7, fMelBoe1.pri, whole genome shotgun sequence, a single window of DNA contains:
- the LOC121643139 gene encoding cytoplasmic polyadenylation element-binding protein 4-like isoform X4, translating into MGDYGFGVLVKNSSGNKSAFPVRIPPHLQTQHPHHPSTPPSPPSFVNNTCSTNGGSAWLFPSVAQHSNMQDEILESDKSKALDLQDMQEKSQVQTQPQALSPSQQEPGGGLGELEGALPEDSSLEKGSLENSGGKEKLRMESPVLSGFDYQDSLGMGTSCAQSTSSSSSLTSFNNWSPAVPSTQSPVVGEDVGGFFGPAGSNTNGAPLLFQNFSHHAGPGFGVGGSFSAQIGPVSQHHPPAPHPQHYHPHGQGVPQQHRRSPASPHQHQPSFPPHPHRTGPFTQLPHLAPSQNKPPSPWGSYQSPSTPTSTSWSPGGYGGWGGTQGFRDYRRGVGGGMTGLNSISPLKKSFPNNQVPSQKFPRNTSGINHKGWVEDSMSRNDNVYPFQERTRPFDGFSMQSLENSLIDIMRAEQDSLKGRYSFSHQSGDGPLPMNGHSSLFPMEDERSFGEDESGDHGLAGLGSTHCFPHLNGERVERYSRKVFVGGLPPDIDEDEITASFRRFGHLFVDWPHKAESKSYFPPKGYAFLLFQDESSVQALIDACIQEDGKLYLCVSSPTIKDKPVQIRPWNLNDSDFVMDGSQPLDPRKTIFVGGVPRPLRAVELAMIMDRLYGGVCYAGIDTDPELKYPKGAGRVAFSNQQSYIAAISARFVQLQHGEIDKRVEVKPYVLDDQLCDECQGTRCGGKFAPFFCANVTCLQYYCEYCWAAIHSRAGREFHKPLVKEGGDRPRHISFRWN; encoded by the exons ATGGGGGACTACGGCTTTGGAGTTCTAGTGAAGAACAGCAGTGGTAACAAATCTGCTTTCCCTGTAAGGATTCCTCCTCACCTTCAAACCCAGCACCCTCATCACCCCTCAACCCCCCCTAGCCCCCCTTCCTTCGTAAACAACACCTGCTCCACCAATGGGGGCAGTGCTTGGCTGTTCCCTTCTGTAGCACAGCACAGTAACATGCAAGATGAGATTCTGGAGTCAGACAAGTCCAAGGCCTTGGACCTCCAAGACATGCAGGAGAAGTCTCAGGTCCAGACCCAGCCGCAGGCCCTGTCTCCGAGCCAGCAGGAGCCTGGAGGAGGCCTAGGAGAGCTTGAGGGAGCTCTTCCTGAAGATAGTTCGTTGGAGAAAGGCTCCTTGGAAAACAGCGGTGGGAAGGAGAAGTTGAGGATGGAGTCCCCTGTGCTAAGTGGATTTGACTACCAGGACAGTCTGGGAATGGGTACCAGCTGTGCACAGtccacctcctcttcatcttctttgACCAGCTTCAATAATTGGTCCCCAGCTGTCCCATCCACCCAGTCTCCAGTGGTTGGGGAAGATGTTGGAGGGTTCTTTGGACCTGCTGGCTCCAACACCAATGGCGCTCCTTTACTGTTCCAGAACTTCTCTCACCATGCTGGCCCTGGCTTTGGAGTGGGAGGTAGTTTCTCAGCACAGATTGGACCAGTCTCCCAACACCACCCTCCTGCACCTCATCCCCAGCACTACCACCCCCATGGCCAAGGAGTTCCACAACAGCACCGACGCTCCCCAGCTAGCCCTCATCAGCACCAGCCTTCCTTTCCTCCGCATCCCCACCGCACTGGACCATTCACCCAACTGCCCCACCTTGCTCCTTCTCAGAACAAACCCCCTTCACCTTGGGGTAGCTACCAGAGTCCTTCCACTCCCACATCCACCTCTTGGAGCCCAGGTGGCTATGGTGGATGGGGAGGCACACAGGGGTTTCGGGACTACCGGCGGGGAGTAGGTGGAGGGATGACGGGCCTTAACTCTATCTCCCCACTTAAGAAGTCCTTCCCCAATAACCAG GTTCCTTCGCAGAAGTTTCCTAGAAATACCTCTGGCATCAATCACAAGGGCTGGGTGGAGGACAGCATGAGTCGCAATGACAATGTTTATCCTTTCCAG GAGAGAACACGGCCTTTCGATGGTTTCAGCATGCAATCTCTGGAGAACTCCCTGATTGACATTATGAGGGCTGAACAGGACTCCTTAAAAG GACGCTACAGCTTCTCTCACCAGAGTGGTGATGGGCCTCTACCTATGAATG GCCATTCGTCTCTGTTTCCCATGGAAGATGAACGCTCTTTTGGAGAAGATGAGTCAGGTGACCATGGACTTGCTGGCCTTGGTTCAACCCACTGTTTCCCTCACCTCAACGGTGAACGTGTGGAGCGTTATTCTCGTAAGGTGTTTGTCGGAGGGCTGCCCCCAGACATAGATGAAG ATGAAATTACTGCCAGTTTCCGTCGATTTGGCCATTTATTTGTAGACTGGCCCCACAAGGCTGAGAGCAAGTCTTATTTTCCACCAAAAG GATATGCATTCCTGCTGTTTCAAGATGAGAGCTCTGTCCAGGCTCTGATTGATGCCTGCATTCAAGAGGATGGAAAGCTTTATCTGTGTGTCTCCAGCCCTACTATTAAAGATAAACCT GTCCAGATCCGGCCCTGGAACCTTAATGACAGCGATTTTGTAATGGATGGCTCTCAGCCACTGGACCCGAGGAAGACCATTTTTGTAGGAGGTGTTCCGCGTCCACTACGTGCAG TTGAGCTTGCCATGATCATGGACCGTCTGTATGGGGGAGTGTGTTATGCTGGGATCGATACAGACCCTGAACTCAAATATCCAAAAGGCGCAGGGAGAGTGGCCTTCTCCAATCAGCAAAGCTACATTGCAGCCATTAGTGCCCGATTTGTTCAACTGCAACACGGGGAGATTGATAAACGG GTGGAAGTGAAGCCATATGTCCTGGACGACCAGCTGTGCGATGAGTGCCAGGGCACCCGCTGTGGGGGGAAGTTTGCTCCTTTTTTCTGCGCCAACGTGACCTGTCTGCAGTACTACTGTGAGTACTGCTGGGCAGCCATCCATTCTCGGGCCGGGCGCGAGTTTCACAAGCCGCTGGTGAAGGAGGGAGGAGACCGACCACGACACATCTCCTTCCGCTGGAACTGA
- the LOC121643139 gene encoding cytoplasmic polyadenylation element-binding protein 4-like isoform X6, translated as MGDYGFGVLVKNSSGNKSAFPVRIPPHLQTQHPHHPSTPPSPPSFVNNTCSTNGGSAWLFPSVAQHSNMQDEILESDKSKALDLQDMQEKSQVQTQPQALSPSQQEPGGGLGELEGALPEDSSLEKGSLENSGGKEKLRMESPVLSGFDYQDSLGMGTSCAQSTSSSSSLTSFNNWSPAVPSTQSPVVGEDVGGFFGPAGSNTNGAPLLFQNFSHHAGPGFGVGGSFSAQIGPVSQHHPPAPHPQHYHPHGQGVPQQHRRSPASPHQHQPSFPPHPHRTGPFTQLPHLAPSQNKPPSPWGSYQSPSTPTSTSWSPGGYGGWGGTQGFRDYRRGVGGGMTGLNSISPLKKSFPNNQVPSQKFPRNTSGINHKGWVEDSMSRNDNVYPFQERTRPFDGFSMQSLENSLIDIMRAEQDSLKGHSSLFPMEDERSFGEDESGDHGLAGLGSTHCFPHLNGERVERYSRKVFVGGLPPDIDEDEITASFRRFGHLFVDWPHKAESKSYFPPKGYAFLLFQDESSVQALIDACIQEDGKLYLCVSSPTIKDKPVQIRPWNLNDSDFVMDGSQPLDPRKTIFVGGVPRPLRAVELAMIMDRLYGGVCYAGIDTDPELKYPKGAGRVAFSNQQSYIAAISARFVQLQHGEIDKRVEVKPYVLDDQLCDECQGTRCGGKFAPFFCANVTCLQYYCEYCWAAIHSRAGREFHKPLVKEGGDRPRHISFRWN; from the exons ATGGGGGACTACGGCTTTGGAGTTCTAGTGAAGAACAGCAGTGGTAACAAATCTGCTTTCCCTGTAAGGATTCCTCCTCACCTTCAAACCCAGCACCCTCATCACCCCTCAACCCCCCCTAGCCCCCCTTCCTTCGTAAACAACACCTGCTCCACCAATGGGGGCAGTGCTTGGCTGTTCCCTTCTGTAGCACAGCACAGTAACATGCAAGATGAGATTCTGGAGTCAGACAAGTCCAAGGCCTTGGACCTCCAAGACATGCAGGAGAAGTCTCAGGTCCAGACCCAGCCGCAGGCCCTGTCTCCGAGCCAGCAGGAGCCTGGAGGAGGCCTAGGAGAGCTTGAGGGAGCTCTTCCTGAAGATAGTTCGTTGGAGAAAGGCTCCTTGGAAAACAGCGGTGGGAAGGAGAAGTTGAGGATGGAGTCCCCTGTGCTAAGTGGATTTGACTACCAGGACAGTCTGGGAATGGGTACCAGCTGTGCACAGtccacctcctcttcatcttctttgACCAGCTTCAATAATTGGTCCCCAGCTGTCCCATCCACCCAGTCTCCAGTGGTTGGGGAAGATGTTGGAGGGTTCTTTGGACCTGCTGGCTCCAACACCAATGGCGCTCCTTTACTGTTCCAGAACTTCTCTCACCATGCTGGCCCTGGCTTTGGAGTGGGAGGTAGTTTCTCAGCACAGATTGGACCAGTCTCCCAACACCACCCTCCTGCACCTCATCCCCAGCACTACCACCCCCATGGCCAAGGAGTTCCACAACAGCACCGACGCTCCCCAGCTAGCCCTCATCAGCACCAGCCTTCCTTTCCTCCGCATCCCCACCGCACTGGACCATTCACCCAACTGCCCCACCTTGCTCCTTCTCAGAACAAACCCCCTTCACCTTGGGGTAGCTACCAGAGTCCTTCCACTCCCACATCCACCTCTTGGAGCCCAGGTGGCTATGGTGGATGGGGAGGCACACAGGGGTTTCGGGACTACCGGCGGGGAGTAGGTGGAGGGATGACGGGCCTTAACTCTATCTCCCCACTTAAGAAGTCCTTCCCCAATAACCAG GTTCCTTCGCAGAAGTTTCCTAGAAATACCTCTGGCATCAATCACAAGGGCTGGGTGGAGGACAGCATGAGTCGCAATGACAATGTTTATCCTTTCCAG GAGAGAACACGGCCTTTCGATGGTTTCAGCATGCAATCTCTGGAGAACTCCCTGATTGACATTATGAGGGCTGAACAGGACTCCTTAAAAG GCCATTCGTCTCTGTTTCCCATGGAAGATGAACGCTCTTTTGGAGAAGATGAGTCAGGTGACCATGGACTTGCTGGCCTTGGTTCAACCCACTGTTTCCCTCACCTCAACGGTGAACGTGTGGAGCGTTATTCTCGTAAGGTGTTTGTCGGAGGGCTGCCCCCAGACATAGATGAAG ATGAAATTACTGCCAGTTTCCGTCGATTTGGCCATTTATTTGTAGACTGGCCCCACAAGGCTGAGAGCAAGTCTTATTTTCCACCAAAAG GATATGCATTCCTGCTGTTTCAAGATGAGAGCTCTGTCCAGGCTCTGATTGATGCCTGCATTCAAGAGGATGGAAAGCTTTATCTGTGTGTCTCCAGCCCTACTATTAAAGATAAACCT GTCCAGATCCGGCCCTGGAACCTTAATGACAGCGATTTTGTAATGGATGGCTCTCAGCCACTGGACCCGAGGAAGACCATTTTTGTAGGAGGTGTTCCGCGTCCACTACGTGCAG TTGAGCTTGCCATGATCATGGACCGTCTGTATGGGGGAGTGTGTTATGCTGGGATCGATACAGACCCTGAACTCAAATATCCAAAAGGCGCAGGGAGAGTGGCCTTCTCCAATCAGCAAAGCTACATTGCAGCCATTAGTGCCCGATTTGTTCAACTGCAACACGGGGAGATTGATAAACGG GTGGAAGTGAAGCCATATGTCCTGGACGACCAGCTGTGCGATGAGTGCCAGGGCACCCGCTGTGGGGGGAAGTTTGCTCCTTTTTTCTGCGCCAACGTGACCTGTCTGCAGTACTACTGTGAGTACTGCTGGGCAGCCATCCATTCTCGGGCCGGGCGCGAGTTTCACAAGCCGCTGGTGAAGGAGGGAGGAGACCGACCACGACACATCTCCTTCCGCTGGAACTGA
- the LOC121643139 gene encoding cytoplasmic polyadenylation element-binding protein 4-like isoform X2: MGDYGFGVLVKNSSGNKSAFPVRIPPHLQTQHPHHPSTPPSPPSFVNNTCSTNGGSAWLFPSVAQHSNMQDEILESDKSKALDLQDMQEKSQVQTQPQALSPSQQEPGGGLGELEGALPEDSSLEKGSLENSGGKEKLRMESPVLSGFDYQDSLGMGTSCAQSTSSSSSLTSFNNWSPAVPSTQSPVVGEDVGGFFGPAGSNTNGAPLLFQNFSHHAGPGFGVGGSFSAQIGPVSQHHPPAPHPQHYHPHGQGVPQQHRRSPASPHQHQPSFPPHPHRTGPFTQLPHLAPSQNKPPSPWGSYQSPSTPTSTSWSPGGYGGWGGTQGFRDYRRGVGGGMTGLNSISPLKKSFPNNQVPSQKFPRNTSGINHKGWVEDSMSRNDNVYPFQERTRPFDGFSMQSLENSLIDIMRAEQDSLKGRYSFSHQSGDGPLPMNARSYGRRRGHSSLFPMEDERSFGEDESGDHGLAGLGSTHCFPHLNGERVERYSRKVFVGGLPPDIDEDEITASFRRFGHLFVDWPHKAESKSYFPPKGYAFLLFQDESSVQALIDACIQEDGKLYLCVSSPTIKDKPVQIRPWNLNDSDFVMDGSQPLDPRKTIFVGGVPRPLRAVELAMIMDRLYGGVCYAGIDTDPELKYPKGAGRVAFSNQQSYIAAISARFVQLQHGEIDKRVEVKPYVLDDQLCDECQGTRCGGKFAPFFCANVTCLQYYCEYCWAAIHSRAGREFHKPLVKEGGDRPRHISFRWN, translated from the exons ATGGGGGACTACGGCTTTGGAGTTCTAGTGAAGAACAGCAGTGGTAACAAATCTGCTTTCCCTGTAAGGATTCCTCCTCACCTTCAAACCCAGCACCCTCATCACCCCTCAACCCCCCCTAGCCCCCCTTCCTTCGTAAACAACACCTGCTCCACCAATGGGGGCAGTGCTTGGCTGTTCCCTTCTGTAGCACAGCACAGTAACATGCAAGATGAGATTCTGGAGTCAGACAAGTCCAAGGCCTTGGACCTCCAAGACATGCAGGAGAAGTCTCAGGTCCAGACCCAGCCGCAGGCCCTGTCTCCGAGCCAGCAGGAGCCTGGAGGAGGCCTAGGAGAGCTTGAGGGAGCTCTTCCTGAAGATAGTTCGTTGGAGAAAGGCTCCTTGGAAAACAGCGGTGGGAAGGAGAAGTTGAGGATGGAGTCCCCTGTGCTAAGTGGATTTGACTACCAGGACAGTCTGGGAATGGGTACCAGCTGTGCACAGtccacctcctcttcatcttctttgACCAGCTTCAATAATTGGTCCCCAGCTGTCCCATCCACCCAGTCTCCAGTGGTTGGGGAAGATGTTGGAGGGTTCTTTGGACCTGCTGGCTCCAACACCAATGGCGCTCCTTTACTGTTCCAGAACTTCTCTCACCATGCTGGCCCTGGCTTTGGAGTGGGAGGTAGTTTCTCAGCACAGATTGGACCAGTCTCCCAACACCACCCTCCTGCACCTCATCCCCAGCACTACCACCCCCATGGCCAAGGAGTTCCACAACAGCACCGACGCTCCCCAGCTAGCCCTCATCAGCACCAGCCTTCCTTTCCTCCGCATCCCCACCGCACTGGACCATTCACCCAACTGCCCCACCTTGCTCCTTCTCAGAACAAACCCCCTTCACCTTGGGGTAGCTACCAGAGTCCTTCCACTCCCACATCCACCTCTTGGAGCCCAGGTGGCTATGGTGGATGGGGAGGCACACAGGGGTTTCGGGACTACCGGCGGGGAGTAGGTGGAGGGATGACGGGCCTTAACTCTATCTCCCCACTTAAGAAGTCCTTCCCCAATAACCAG GTTCCTTCGCAGAAGTTTCCTAGAAATACCTCTGGCATCAATCACAAGGGCTGGGTGGAGGACAGCATGAGTCGCAATGACAATGTTTATCCTTTCCAG GAGAGAACACGGCCTTTCGATGGTTTCAGCATGCAATCTCTGGAGAACTCCCTGATTGACATTATGAGGGCTGAACAGGACTCCTTAAAAG GACGCTACAGCTTCTCTCACCAGAGTGGTGATGGGCCTCTACCTATGAATG CGAGAAGTTATGGCAGAAGACGAG GCCATTCGTCTCTGTTTCCCATGGAAGATGAACGCTCTTTTGGAGAAGATGAGTCAGGTGACCATGGACTTGCTGGCCTTGGTTCAACCCACTGTTTCCCTCACCTCAACGGTGAACGTGTGGAGCGTTATTCTCGTAAGGTGTTTGTCGGAGGGCTGCCCCCAGACATAGATGAAG ATGAAATTACTGCCAGTTTCCGTCGATTTGGCCATTTATTTGTAGACTGGCCCCACAAGGCTGAGAGCAAGTCTTATTTTCCACCAAAAG GATATGCATTCCTGCTGTTTCAAGATGAGAGCTCTGTCCAGGCTCTGATTGATGCCTGCATTCAAGAGGATGGAAAGCTTTATCTGTGTGTCTCCAGCCCTACTATTAAAGATAAACCT GTCCAGATCCGGCCCTGGAACCTTAATGACAGCGATTTTGTAATGGATGGCTCTCAGCCACTGGACCCGAGGAAGACCATTTTTGTAGGAGGTGTTCCGCGTCCACTACGTGCAG TTGAGCTTGCCATGATCATGGACCGTCTGTATGGGGGAGTGTGTTATGCTGGGATCGATACAGACCCTGAACTCAAATATCCAAAAGGCGCAGGGAGAGTGGCCTTCTCCAATCAGCAAAGCTACATTGCAGCCATTAGTGCCCGATTTGTTCAACTGCAACACGGGGAGATTGATAAACGG GTGGAAGTGAAGCCATATGTCCTGGACGACCAGCTGTGCGATGAGTGCCAGGGCACCCGCTGTGGGGGGAAGTTTGCTCCTTTTTTCTGCGCCAACGTGACCTGTCTGCAGTACTACTGTGAGTACTGCTGGGCAGCCATCCATTCTCGGGCCGGGCGCGAGTTTCACAAGCCGCTGGTGAAGGAGGGAGGAGACCGACCACGACACATCTCCTTCCGCTGGAACTGA
- the LOC121643139 gene encoding cytoplasmic polyadenylation element-binding protein 4-like isoform X5 encodes MGDYGFGVLVKNSSGNKSAFPVRIPPHLQTQHPHHPSTPPSPPSFVNNTCSTNGGSAWLFPSVAQHSNMQDEILESDKSKALDLQDMQEKSQVQTQPQALSPSQQEPGGGLGELEGALPEDSSLEKGSLENSGGKEKLRMESPVLSGFDYQDSLGMGTSCAQSTSSSSSLTSFNNWSPAVPSTQSPVVGEDVGGFFGPAGSNTNGAPLLFQNFSHHAGPGFGVGGSFSAQIGPVSQHHPPAPHPQHYHPHGQGVPQQHRRSPASPHQHQPSFPPHPHRTGPFTQLPHLAPSQNKPPSPWGSYQSPSTPTSTSWSPGGYGGWGGTQGFRDYRRGVGGGMTGLNSISPLKKSFPNNQVPSQKFPRNTSGINHKGWVEDSMSRNDNVYPFQQERTRPFDGFSMQSLENSLIDIMRAEQDSLKGHSSLFPMEDERSFGEDESGDHGLAGLGSTHCFPHLNGERVERYSRKVFVGGLPPDIDEDEITASFRRFGHLFVDWPHKAESKSYFPPKGYAFLLFQDESSVQALIDACIQEDGKLYLCVSSPTIKDKPVQIRPWNLNDSDFVMDGSQPLDPRKTIFVGGVPRPLRAVELAMIMDRLYGGVCYAGIDTDPELKYPKGAGRVAFSNQQSYIAAISARFVQLQHGEIDKRVEVKPYVLDDQLCDECQGTRCGGKFAPFFCANVTCLQYYCEYCWAAIHSRAGREFHKPLVKEGGDRPRHISFRWN; translated from the exons ATGGGGGACTACGGCTTTGGAGTTCTAGTGAAGAACAGCAGTGGTAACAAATCTGCTTTCCCTGTAAGGATTCCTCCTCACCTTCAAACCCAGCACCCTCATCACCCCTCAACCCCCCCTAGCCCCCCTTCCTTCGTAAACAACACCTGCTCCACCAATGGGGGCAGTGCTTGGCTGTTCCCTTCTGTAGCACAGCACAGTAACATGCAAGATGAGATTCTGGAGTCAGACAAGTCCAAGGCCTTGGACCTCCAAGACATGCAGGAGAAGTCTCAGGTCCAGACCCAGCCGCAGGCCCTGTCTCCGAGCCAGCAGGAGCCTGGAGGAGGCCTAGGAGAGCTTGAGGGAGCTCTTCCTGAAGATAGTTCGTTGGAGAAAGGCTCCTTGGAAAACAGCGGTGGGAAGGAGAAGTTGAGGATGGAGTCCCCTGTGCTAAGTGGATTTGACTACCAGGACAGTCTGGGAATGGGTACCAGCTGTGCACAGtccacctcctcttcatcttctttgACCAGCTTCAATAATTGGTCCCCAGCTGTCCCATCCACCCAGTCTCCAGTGGTTGGGGAAGATGTTGGAGGGTTCTTTGGACCTGCTGGCTCCAACACCAATGGCGCTCCTTTACTGTTCCAGAACTTCTCTCACCATGCTGGCCCTGGCTTTGGAGTGGGAGGTAGTTTCTCAGCACAGATTGGACCAGTCTCCCAACACCACCCTCCTGCACCTCATCCCCAGCACTACCACCCCCATGGCCAAGGAGTTCCACAACAGCACCGACGCTCCCCAGCTAGCCCTCATCAGCACCAGCCTTCCTTTCCTCCGCATCCCCACCGCACTGGACCATTCACCCAACTGCCCCACCTTGCTCCTTCTCAGAACAAACCCCCTTCACCTTGGGGTAGCTACCAGAGTCCTTCCACTCCCACATCCACCTCTTGGAGCCCAGGTGGCTATGGTGGATGGGGAGGCACACAGGGGTTTCGGGACTACCGGCGGGGAGTAGGTGGAGGGATGACGGGCCTTAACTCTATCTCCCCACTTAAGAAGTCCTTCCCCAATAACCAG GTTCCTTCGCAGAAGTTTCCTAGAAATACCTCTGGCATCAATCACAAGGGCTGGGTGGAGGACAGCATGAGTCGCAATGACAATGTTTATCCTTTCCAG CAGGAGAGAACACGGCCTTTCGATGGTTTCAGCATGCAATCTCTGGAGAACTCCCTGATTGACATTATGAGGGCTGAACAGGACTCCTTAAAAG GCCATTCGTCTCTGTTTCCCATGGAAGATGAACGCTCTTTTGGAGAAGATGAGTCAGGTGACCATGGACTTGCTGGCCTTGGTTCAACCCACTGTTTCCCTCACCTCAACGGTGAACGTGTGGAGCGTTATTCTCGTAAGGTGTTTGTCGGAGGGCTGCCCCCAGACATAGATGAAG ATGAAATTACTGCCAGTTTCCGTCGATTTGGCCATTTATTTGTAGACTGGCCCCACAAGGCTGAGAGCAAGTCTTATTTTCCACCAAAAG GATATGCATTCCTGCTGTTTCAAGATGAGAGCTCTGTCCAGGCTCTGATTGATGCCTGCATTCAAGAGGATGGAAAGCTTTATCTGTGTGTCTCCAGCCCTACTATTAAAGATAAACCT GTCCAGATCCGGCCCTGGAACCTTAATGACAGCGATTTTGTAATGGATGGCTCTCAGCCACTGGACCCGAGGAAGACCATTTTTGTAGGAGGTGTTCCGCGTCCACTACGTGCAG TTGAGCTTGCCATGATCATGGACCGTCTGTATGGGGGAGTGTGTTATGCTGGGATCGATACAGACCCTGAACTCAAATATCCAAAAGGCGCAGGGAGAGTGGCCTTCTCCAATCAGCAAAGCTACATTGCAGCCATTAGTGCCCGATTTGTTCAACTGCAACACGGGGAGATTGATAAACGG GTGGAAGTGAAGCCATATGTCCTGGACGACCAGCTGTGCGATGAGTGCCAGGGCACCCGCTGTGGGGGGAAGTTTGCTCCTTTTTTCTGCGCCAACGTGACCTGTCTGCAGTACTACTGTGAGTACTGCTGGGCAGCCATCCATTCTCGGGCCGGGCGCGAGTTTCACAAGCCGCTGGTGAAGGAGGGAGGAGACCGACCACGACACATCTCCTTCCGCTGGAACTGA